A genomic stretch from Mycobacterium paraterrae includes:
- a CDS encoding acyl-CoA dehydrogenase family protein, giving the protein MTFDLTPTGAQHDLARRAHEFAENVIRPVALEYDQKQEFPWPVLEEAAQAGFYSPLFYRDLIGDPSGLSLPMFMEELFWGCAGIGLAIVMPALALSAIGQAASPEQMLEWAPQCFGTPGDLKLAALAISEPEGGSDVRNLRTTAKRDGDDWILDGHKMWIGNGGIADVHVVNAVVDQELGHRGQALFIVQGGTPGLELVRKLDKLGCRASHTAELKFNSVRIPGANLLGGEEKLEHKLAKAREVVAGGKRSGSATLGTFEQTRPMVAAQAIGIARAALEYATTYATQREAFGGPIMDNQGIAFPLAEIATQIDAARLLTWRASWMAAQGIAFERGEGSMSKMAASEVAVRATERAIQTLGGWGYITDHPVEKWYRDAKLYTIFEGTSEIQRIVISTALGASEGAPPLHVELEPSGGPLNRVFGRGTPLRGRVADAALSAKDRVPGPVMRLAMQVIRPPRK; this is encoded by the coding sequence ATGACCTTCGACTTGACCCCTACCGGCGCGCAGCACGACCTGGCGCGACGTGCTCACGAATTCGCGGAGAACGTGATCCGTCCCGTCGCTCTGGAATACGACCAGAAGCAAGAGTTTCCGTGGCCGGTGCTCGAAGAGGCCGCCCAAGCCGGCTTCTACAGTCCGCTGTTTTACCGCGACCTGATCGGCGATCCGAGCGGGTTGTCGCTGCCGATGTTCATGGAGGAGCTGTTCTGGGGTTGCGCGGGAATCGGCTTGGCCATCGTCATGCCGGCCCTGGCGCTGTCGGCCATTGGACAGGCTGCCTCTCCCGAGCAGATGCTGGAGTGGGCGCCGCAGTGTTTCGGCACACCTGGTGACCTCAAACTCGCCGCGCTGGCGATTTCGGAACCGGAGGGCGGCAGCGATGTCCGCAATCTGCGCACGACAGCGAAGCGAGACGGCGACGACTGGATACTCGACGGCCACAAGATGTGGATCGGCAACGGCGGCATCGCTGACGTGCATGTGGTCAACGCCGTCGTCGACCAAGAGCTCGGCCACCGCGGTCAGGCCCTGTTCATCGTCCAGGGCGGCACACCGGGACTCGAACTGGTGCGCAAGCTCGACAAGCTGGGCTGCCGCGCCTCACACACCGCCGAGTTGAAATTCAACAGCGTGCGTATCCCGGGAGCAAACTTGCTCGGCGGCGAAGAGAAGCTCGAGCACAAGCTCGCTAAGGCTCGCGAAGTGGTCGCCGGCGGAAAGCGCTCCGGCTCAGCGACATTGGGGACCTTCGAGCAGACCCGGCCGATGGTCGCCGCGCAAGCCATCGGAATCGCGCGGGCGGCACTGGAATACGCCACCACCTACGCCACCCAACGCGAAGCCTTCGGCGGTCCCATCATGGACAACCAGGGCATCGCGTTCCCCCTCGCCGAGATCGCCACCCAGATCGACGCCGCACGCCTGCTGACCTGGCGGGCGTCGTGGATGGCAGCTCAGGGCATTGCGTTCGAGCGCGGCGAGGGCTCGATGTCGAAGATGGCCGCCAGCGAGGTCGCGGTCCGGGCAACCGAGCGAGCCATCCAGACGCTCGGCGGCTGGGGTTACATCACCGACCACCCGGTCGAAAAATGGTATCGAGATGCCAAGCTGTACACCATCTTCGAGGGCACCAGCGAAATCCAGCGGATCGTCATCTCCACCGCACTCGGCGCCTCGGAGGGTGCGCCGCCGCTGCACGTCGAACTCGAGCCATCCGGTGGACCACTGAATCGGGTGTTCGGCCGCGGCACACCTCTGCGGGGCCGGGTGGCCGACGCAGCGCTGTCCGCCAAGGACCGCGTCCCCGGCCCCGTGATGCGGCTGGCCATGCAAGTCATCAGACCACCAAGGAAGTGA
- a CDS encoding GNAT family N-acetyltransferase — translation MPTDKTGAEATVTPADGKYTVAVDGQTVGLTAFADRNGQRVFYHTEVDPQYGGRGLATIVIGEALKATRADGKRIVPVCPTVADYVKKHPEFAEITDKPTPDILRWVETV, via the coding sequence ATGCCTACCGATAAAACCGGTGCCGAAGCCACCGTCACCCCGGCCGACGGCAAATACACCGTCGCCGTCGACGGTCAGACCGTCGGGCTCACCGCCTTCGCCGACCGCAACGGCCAGCGCGTCTTCTACCACACCGAAGTCGACCCGCAGTACGGCGGACGCGGCCTTGCCACCATCGTGATCGGCGAGGCACTCAAGGCGACCCGCGCCGACGGCAAACGCATCGTCCCCGTCTGCCCGACCGTTGCCGACTACGTCAAGAAGCATCCCGAGTTCGCCGAAATCACCGACAAGCCGACTCCCGACATACTGCGCTGGGTCGAAACGGTATAG
- a CDS encoding TIGR03854 family LLM class F420-dependent oxidoreductase produces MKVRFGISLGVNAPVDQLGPIVDHLESSGLDSLWFSELVYSPAVDPTVGMAYALSRTERLKVGTSVAVLPGRHPVLVAKQLASLAALAPKRVLPVFGLQSAIPAEREVFTIPGGTRGAVFDESLRVLRAALVQDSASFDGQFFSVTAAAVAPRPDPPLDIWLGGSAPAAFRRIGTLADGWLGSFLTPDEARAGREAIERAAAEAGRQIEPDHYGISLAVADGELPPELLAAVRHRRPDVDPADLVAANWEELHRQLDGYVDAGLTKFVIRQANTGPVDAFIDRFVDELSGRQN; encoded by the coding sequence ATGAAGGTTCGCTTCGGGATAAGCCTCGGTGTCAACGCACCCGTCGATCAGCTCGGCCCCATCGTCGACCACCTGGAATCCAGCGGGCTCGATTCACTCTGGTTCTCGGAGTTGGTCTACTCCCCCGCCGTCGACCCGACCGTCGGGATGGCCTATGCACTGTCGCGCACCGAGCGCCTGAAGGTCGGTACCTCGGTCGCCGTGCTGCCGGGCCGGCACCCGGTATTGGTCGCCAAGCAGCTGGCCTCGCTGGCCGCGCTGGCACCCAAGCGGGTCCTGCCGGTGTTCGGTCTGCAGTCGGCCATTCCGGCCGAACGCGAAGTGTTCACCATTCCCGGCGGTACGCGCGGGGCGGTGTTCGACGAGTCGCTGCGAGTTTTGCGTGCGGCGCTGGTCCAGGATTCGGCCAGCTTCGACGGACAATTCTTCTCGGTGACGGCGGCCGCAGTCGCGCCGCGGCCCGATCCCCCGCTGGACATCTGGCTGGGCGGCTCGGCACCCGCGGCGTTCCGGCGAATTGGAACGCTGGCCGACGGCTGGCTGGGCAGCTTCCTCACCCCGGACGAAGCGCGTGCGGGCCGCGAGGCGATCGAGCGTGCCGCCGCGGAGGCGGGCCGCCAGATCGAGCCCGACCACTACGGGATATCGCTGGCGGTCGCGGATGGCGAACTACCGCCGGAGTTGCTCGCCGCCGTGAGGCACCGCCGCCCCGACGTCGATCCCGCTGACTTGGTCGCCGCCAACTGGGAGGAGTTGCACCGCCAGCTCGACGGCTACGTCGACGCCGGACTCACGAAATTCGTTATTCGCCAGGCGAATACGGGTCCGGTCGATGCCTTCATCGACAGATTCGTCGACGAGCTGTCCGGCCGGCAGAACTGA
- a CDS encoding SDR family NAD(P)-dependent oxidoreductase, which produces MSRRWFITGGTPGGFGVAFAEAALEAGDRVVLTSRRPQELTTWAVRYSDRVLVVPLELTDAAQVRCAVQAAEEHFGGIDVLVNNAGRGWYGSIEGMDESALRAMFELNFFAVLSVTRAVLPGMRARGNGWIVNVSSVAGLVSAVGFGYYSATKFAIEAMTDALRDEVAAQGISVLAVEPGAFRTNAYAGFSNEPVAEAIPEYHGMLEQVRTAFVEMDGVQPGDPRRGARAVIAAMAQDPPPRRLVLGNSGYDAVIDSLEQILADIRMNEKLSRSADFPT; this is translated from the coding sequence ATGAGCAGAAGATGGTTCATCACCGGAGGCACGCCCGGCGGGTTCGGGGTGGCCTTCGCCGAAGCGGCGCTGGAGGCGGGGGATCGCGTGGTGCTTACGTCACGGCGTCCGCAGGAGCTGACGACCTGGGCCGTGCGTTACAGCGACCGCGTTCTTGTCGTGCCGCTGGAACTGACCGATGCGGCGCAGGTGCGGTGTGCGGTGCAAGCAGCCGAGGAGCACTTCGGCGGTATCGACGTCCTGGTCAACAATGCCGGCCGCGGTTGGTACGGATCCATCGAGGGGATGGACGAGTCCGCGTTGCGGGCGATGTTCGAGCTGAATTTCTTCGCGGTGCTATCCGTGACGCGCGCGGTTCTGCCTGGAATGCGCGCCCGGGGGAACGGGTGGATCGTCAACGTGTCCTCGGTTGCCGGGCTCGTGTCGGCAGTCGGATTCGGCTACTACAGCGCGACCAAGTTCGCCATCGAAGCCATGACCGATGCGCTGCGCGACGAGGTCGCCGCACAGGGCATCTCGGTGTTGGCGGTCGAACCGGGAGCGTTTCGGACGAATGCCTACGCCGGCTTCTCCAACGAGCCCGTCGCAGAGGCAATTCCGGAGTATCACGGCATGCTGGAGCAGGTGCGCACCGCCTTCGTTGAGATGGACGGTGTGCAACCCGGCGATCCGCGCCGCGGTGCCCGTGCGGTGATTGCGGCGATGGCCCAAGATCCACCGCCGCGCCGGCTGGTCCTGGGCAACAGCGGGTACGACGCCGTGATCGACAGTCTCGAGCAGATCCTGGCCGACATCCGGATGAACGAAAAGTTGTCGCGCAGCGCGGATTTCCCCACCTGA
- a CDS encoding MerR family transcriptional regulator, whose translation MGARVSIGDFAVMTSLSRKALRHYHDIGILEPAHIDPHTGYRFYDTSQVDHAHIIRRFRSLGMSIPDIKALLSADDAGIRNEIITTHLKQMEVQLQQTRDTVGALRELLSPVHTPAYVELRREPALAVWSIGATVGVSEIDSWFSATVRTLRDALAATRGAPSAFVPGGLYERELFLESRGKATLFVRAPASVDPPEGVRAEVLPQAEFAVVTHRGGHEEGIDRSYAALGVYANEHLISGQGPIREHYIGATLSAPTTFTATEICWPIFSTAPAVRHPEGDN comes from the coding sequence ATGGGCGCACGGGTCTCGATCGGTGACTTCGCCGTGATGACCAGCTTGAGCAGGAAGGCGCTACGGCACTACCACGACATCGGCATTCTCGAACCCGCCCACATCGACCCCCACACCGGCTACCGCTTTTACGACACCAGCCAGGTCGATCATGCACACATCATCCGCCGGTTCCGCTCCCTCGGCATGTCCATTCCCGACATCAAGGCGCTGCTGAGCGCAGACGACGCGGGGATACGCAACGAGATCATCACGACTCATCTCAAACAGATGGAGGTGCAGCTGCAGCAGACCCGTGACACCGTCGGCGCGCTGCGCGAGTTGCTTTCGCCCGTGCACACTCCCGCCTACGTGGAGCTACGCCGCGAACCTGCGCTCGCCGTGTGGTCCATCGGCGCAACTGTCGGTGTGTCCGAGATCGACAGCTGGTTCTCGGCCACGGTGAGGACACTGCGCGACGCGCTTGCCGCGACCCGAGGCGCACCGTCGGCGTTCGTGCCGGGTGGCCTTTATGAACGCGAGCTTTTTCTCGAATCACGCGGAAAGGCAACATTATTCGTCCGTGCACCGGCTTCCGTGGACCCGCCGGAGGGCGTCCGCGCCGAGGTCCTGCCTCAGGCCGAATTCGCGGTCGTCACCCACCGCGGCGGGCACGAGGAGGGCATCGACCGCAGTTACGCGGCTCTGGGCGTGTACGCGAACGAGCATCTCATCAGCGGTCAGGGGCCGATTCGGGAGCACTACATCGGGGCCACGCTCTCGGCTCCGACAACGTTCACCGCGACAGAGATCTGTTGGCCGATCTTCAGCACCGCCCCCGCCGTGCGCCATCCCGAAGGAGACAACTGA
- a CDS encoding DUF3662 and FHA domain-containing protein: protein MSSQRGLVQRIERKLEASVGDAVARVFGGSVVSQEIEAMLRRESGEGIRPVAGNRLLAPNEYIITLGMHDYQKVSADPDLTSDAFAKHLARYIGEQGWQTYGDVVVRFEQSANLHTGQFRTRGAVNPDVEPRPSAGEHIPPQSDHAFNAEPGVPAMTENSSYGGGQGHGRPGDDYYDDPYARPHEDPHAAPDQRGGGYPDQRGYDQRGYGAPDQRGGYDQGGYDQRGGYPEHGGYNAPDQRGGYPEHGGYGAPEQRGGYPDQHAGYDQGGYGQQRGGYDQRGYGAPDQRGGYDQGGYGQPAGGPGYDEYADYGRGPARQDDGGYGAPDQRGGYPDQAGGYDQGYGGGYGRQDYGQPADYGRQDYGQPYAAPGGYGEADYGQPAEPSGYGQGGYGQGGYPSAGTAVTLQLDDGSGRTYQLREGPNVIGRGQDAQFRLPDTGVSRRHLEIRWDGHVALLSDLNSTNGTTVNNAPVQEWQLADGDVIRLGHSEIVVHIH from the coding sequence ATGAGCAGCCAGAGGGGGTTGGTCCAGCGCATCGAGCGCAAACTCGAGGCCTCTGTCGGCGATGCTGTTGCCCGGGTATTCGGCGGCTCCGTCGTCTCGCAAGAGATTGAGGCAATGCTGCGGCGGGAATCCGGCGAAGGAATCCGTCCCGTTGCTGGCAATCGCCTTTTGGCTCCGAACGAATACATCATTACCCTCGGTATGCACGACTACCAGAAAGTGAGCGCCGACCCGGACCTCACGTCGGACGCTTTCGCTAAGCATTTGGCGAGATACATCGGCGAACAGGGGTGGCAAACATATGGTGACGTGGTTGTCCGGTTCGAGCAGTCGGCGAACCTGCACACCGGCCAGTTCCGCACCCGCGGTGCTGTCAACCCCGATGTCGAACCCCGGCCAAGCGCCGGCGAGCACATCCCGCCACAATCAGATCACGCGTTCAACGCAGAACCAGGAGTACCAGCGATGACCGAGAACTCGAGCTACGGCGGGGGCCAGGGCCATGGCCGGCCCGGCGACGACTATTACGACGATCCGTACGCCCGGCCGCACGAAGACCCGCACGCCGCTCCCGACCAGCGTGGCGGCGGCTACCCCGACCAGCGGGGCTACGACCAACGCGGATACGGCGCACCCGACCAGCGCGGCGGCTACGACCAAGGCGGCTACGACCAGCGCGGCGGCTACCCCGAACACGGCGGTTACAACGCACCCGACCAACGCGGGGGTTACCCCGAACACGGGGGTTACGGCGCACCCGAGCAACGTGGCGGCTACCCCGACCAGCACGCCGGCTACGACCAGGGCGGCTACGGCCAACAGCGCGGCGGCTACGACCAACGCGGATACGGCGCACCTGACCAGCGTGGCGGCTACGACCAGGGCGGCTACGGCCAGCCCGCCGGCGGCCCGGGCTACGACGAGTACGCCGACTACGGGCGCGGCCCGGCCCGCCAGGATGACGGCGGCTACGGCGCGCCCGACCAGCGCGGCGGCTACCCCGACCAGGCTGGCGGCTACGACCAGGGCTACGGCGGTGGTTACGGTCGCCAGGACTACGGCCAACCGGCGGACTACGGCCGACAGGACTACGGCCAGCCCTACGCCGCCCCAGGCGGTTACGGCGAAGCCGATTACGGCCAGCCGGCCGAGCCGAGTGGCTACGGGCAGGGCGGCTACGGCCAGGGTGGTTACCCGTCCGCCGGCACGGCGGTGACGCTGCAGCTCGACGACGGCAGCGGGCGCACCTATCAGTTGCGGGAGGGTCCCAACGTCATCGGCCGCGGGCAAGACGCCCAGTTCCGGCTCCCGGACACCGGTGTGTCGCGCCGGCACTTGGAGATTCGCTGGGACGGCCACGTCGCGCTGCTGTCCGACCTGAACTCCACCAACGGCACGACCGTCAATAACGCGCCGGTCCAGGAGTGGCAGTTGGCCGACGGTGATGTGATCCGGCTGGGTCACTCGGAGATCGTCGTCCACATCCACTGA
- a CDS encoding FHA domain-containing protein FhaB/FipA yields the protein MQGLVLQLTRAGFLMLLWLFIWSVLRILRTDIYAPTGAVMVRRGLTLRGTLLPARQRGNAARYLVVTEGALSGARITLSGQPVLIGRADDSTLVLNDDYASTRHARLSQRGSEWYVEDLGSTNGTYLDRAKVTTAVRVPIGTPVRIGKTVIELRP from the coding sequence ATGCAGGGACTCGTGCTGCAGCTGACGCGCGCCGGCTTCCTGATGCTGCTGTGGCTGTTTATCTGGTCGGTACTGCGGATCCTGCGCACCGACATCTACGCCCCGACCGGCGCGGTGATGGTTCGGCGTGGCCTGACGTTGCGCGGAACGCTGTTGCCGGCCCGGCAACGGGGTAACGCGGCGCGCTATCTCGTGGTGACCGAGGGGGCGTTGTCCGGTGCCCGAATCACGTTAAGCGGGCAGCCGGTGCTGATCGGCCGCGCCGATGACTCTACGTTGGTGCTCAACGACGACTACGCGTCGACGCGGCACGCGCGGCTTTCCCAGCGAGGCTCGGAATGGTACGTCGAAGATCTAGGATCGACCAACGGTACATACCTGGACAGGGCGAAAGTGACGACGGCGGTACGGGTTCCCATTGGCACGCCGGTGCGCATCGGCAAAACGGTGATCGAGTTGCGCCCGTGA
- a CDS encoding PP2C family protein-serine/threonine phosphatase → MTLVLRYAARSDVGLVRSNNEDSVYAGARLLALADGMGGHAAGEVASQLVIAALAHLDDDEPGGDLLASLDSAVHSGNSAIAAQVEMEPDLEGMGTTLTAILFAGNRIGMVHIGDSRGYLLRDGELTQITKDDTFVQTLVDEGRITKEEAHSHPQRSLIMRALTGHEVEPTLTMREVRLGDRYLLCSDGLSDPVSDETILEALKIPDVTESADRLIELALRGGGPDNVTVVVADVVDVDYGPTQPIIAGAVSGDSDVHDQLTRPNTSAGRASALTPRKEVTKRVPPQIDSAPPARRSRRRMLIGLVLGVLLVLAALAIGRTVVRSYYYVADYAGAVSIMQGIQVSILGVPLHHPYSQGCLNSGNQLSVIPVGTAAANHDCRLMKPSDLAESARAQVAAGLPVGTLEQANAQLRRLATESLLPLCPLARAQTPTPTPSPTPTSAPSAETSVPQEPSAAQSPAPLTVPPSPTVTALSPPPPQPGTDCRTPE, encoded by the coding sequence GTGACACTGGTGTTGCGCTACGCGGCGCGCAGCGATGTCGGCTTGGTTCGATCCAACAACGAAGACTCGGTGTACGCCGGCGCGCGCCTGCTGGCGCTCGCAGACGGCATGGGCGGGCACGCCGCCGGTGAAGTCGCGTCGCAGCTGGTCATTGCCGCCCTCGCTCACCTCGACGACGACGAGCCCGGCGGTGATCTGCTGGCCAGCCTCGACTCCGCCGTGCACTCCGGGAACTCGGCGATCGCCGCGCAGGTCGAAATGGAGCCCGATCTCGAGGGAATGGGCACCACGCTCACGGCAATCTTGTTCGCCGGCAACCGGATTGGAATGGTGCACATCGGCGACTCGCGGGGCTACCTGCTACGCGACGGCGAGCTCACCCAGATCACCAAGGACGACACCTTCGTCCAGACCCTGGTCGACGAAGGCCGGATCACCAAAGAAGAGGCGCACAGCCATCCGCAGCGGTCGTTGATCATGCGTGCGCTCACCGGTCACGAGGTCGAGCCCACCCTTACGATGCGCGAAGTCCGGCTCGGCGACCGTTATCTGCTTTGCTCCGACGGGCTTTCCGACCCGGTGAGCGACGAGACCATCCTGGAGGCACTCAAGATCCCGGACGTCACCGAGAGCGCCGATCGGCTGATCGAGCTCGCGTTGCGCGGCGGCGGGCCGGACAACGTCACCGTGGTGGTCGCCGACGTCGTCGACGTCGACTACGGACCCACCCAGCCGATCATCGCGGGTGCGGTGTCCGGCGACTCTGACGTGCACGACCAGCTGACCCGGCCCAACACATCGGCCGGCCGCGCATCGGCTCTCACGCCACGCAAAGAGGTCACCAAACGTGTTCCGCCGCAAATAGATTCGGCTCCACCGGCCCGTCGGTCACGACGCCGGATGCTGATCGGGCTGGTGCTGGGGGTGCTGCTGGTGCTTGCCGCGCTGGCGATCGGCCGGACGGTGGTCCGCAGTTACTACTACGTCGCCGACTACGCCGGCGCGGTCTCGATCATGCAGGGCATCCAGGTATCCATCCTGGGTGTGCCGCTGCATCACCCGTATTCGCAGGGCTGCCTCAACAGCGGCAACCAGCTGTCGGTGATCCCCGTCGGCACGGCCGCGGCCAACCACGACTGCCGGCTGATGAAGCCCTCCGACCTGGCCGAGTCGGCAAGGGCGCAGGTGGCGGCTGGGCTTCCCGTCGGCACGCTGGAGCAGGCCAACGCGCAGCTGCGCCGGCTGGCCACCGAGTCACTGCTGCCGCTGTGTCCGCTAGCCCGCGCGCAGACACCGACCCCGACCCCGTCGCCCACACCGACGTCTGCACCCAGCGCGGAAACCTCAGTCCCGCAAGAACCCTCGGCTGCCCAGTCGCCGGCACCGTTGACGGTGCCTCCCTCTCCGACTGTCACAGCGTTGTCGCCGCCGCCACCCCAGCCGGGCACCGACTGCCGGACTCCGGAATGA
- a CDS encoding FtsW/RodA/SpoVE family cell cycle protein gives MTTQPQAPVTVTPPLPNRRNAELALLCFATVITAAAFAIVQANQERALNWQLLNYAVGFLVVFTLAHLAIRRYAPYADPLLLPIVALLNGLGLVMIHRLDLDERLAEGSGRAVTNPQILWTLFGVGAFAAVLISLKDHRQLARYGYVSGLTGLVMLAIPALLPSSLSEQNGAKIWIRLPGFSIQPAEFSKILLLIFFSAVLVAKRGLFTSAGKHVLGMDLPRPRDLAPLLGAWMASIAVMVFEKDLGTSLLLYASFLVVVYLATQRFSWVVIGLALFVLGSVIAYFAFAHVRVRVQTWLDPFADPDGAGYQIVQSLFSFATGGVFGTGLGNGQPDTVPAAATDFITAAFGEELGLVGLAGLLMLYTIVIVRGMRTAIAVRDSFGKLLAAGLASTLAIQLFIVVGGVTNLIPLTGLTTPWLSYGGSSLVANYILLAILVRISHAARRPFRTKPRNTSPIAGAHTEVIEKV, from the coding sequence ATGACGACGCAGCCGCAGGCGCCCGTCACTGTCACACCTCCGTTGCCGAACCGGCGCAATGCCGAGCTGGCGCTGTTGTGCTTCGCGACCGTGATCACCGCCGCGGCGTTTGCGATCGTGCAAGCCAACCAGGAACGCGCACTCAACTGGCAGTTGCTGAACTACGCCGTCGGCTTCCTGGTTGTGTTCACGCTGGCGCACCTGGCGATCAGACGCTATGCGCCATATGCAGATCCGCTGTTATTGCCCATCGTGGCGTTGCTCAACGGGCTTGGCCTGGTGATGATCCACCGGCTCGATCTGGACGAGCGGCTGGCAGAGGGCAGCGGCCGCGCGGTCACGAACCCGCAGATCCTGTGGACGCTCTTCGGCGTGGGTGCCTTTGCGGCCGTGTTGATTTCGCTGAAGGACCACCGCCAGCTCGCGCGTTACGGCTACGTGAGCGGACTGACCGGACTGGTCATGCTGGCCATCCCGGCGCTGCTGCCGAGTTCATTGTCCGAGCAGAACGGCGCGAAGATCTGGATTCGGTTGCCCGGGTTCTCGATTCAGCCCGCCGAGTTCTCCAAAATCCTGCTGCTGATCTTCTTTTCGGCGGTCTTGGTGGCCAAGCGCGGCCTATTCACCAGCGCAGGCAAACACGTGCTGGGGATGGACCTGCCGCGACCACGCGATCTCGCTCCGCTGCTCGGCGCGTGGATGGCGTCGATCGCCGTCATGGTGTTCGAAAAAGACTTGGGCACTTCGCTTTTACTGTACGCGTCGTTTCTCGTGGTGGTCTATCTGGCTACCCAACGGTTCAGCTGGGTGGTGATCGGGTTGGCGCTGTTCGTGTTGGGCAGCGTGATCGCGTACTTCGCTTTCGCTCATGTCCGCGTCCGCGTCCAGACCTGGCTGGACCCGTTCGCCGACCCTGACGGCGCCGGCTATCAGATCGTGCAGTCGCTGTTCAGCTTCGCCACCGGGGGAGTGTTCGGGACCGGCCTGGGCAACGGTCAGCCCGACACGGTGCCCGCTGCGGCAACGGATTTCATCACCGCGGCCTTCGGTGAAGAGCTCGGGCTGGTGGGGCTGGCCGGTCTGCTGATGCTGTACACCATCGTGATCGTGCGCGGGATGCGGACCGCGATCGCGGTGCGTGACAGTTTCGGCAAGCTGCTCGCGGCGGGGTTGGCCTCGACACTGGCCATTCAGTTGTTCATCGTCGTCGGGGGAGTCACGAATCTGATCCCGCTGACCGGACTGACCACACCGTGGCTGTCCTACGGTGGCTCGTCGTTGGTGGCCAACTACATACTGTTGGCGATCCTGGTGCGCATCTCCCACGCTGCGCGGCGCCCGTTTCGCACCAAGCCGCGGAACACCTCGCCGATCGCCGGGGCGCACACCGAGGTGATCGAGAAAGTATGA
- the pbpA gene encoding D,D-transpeptidase PbpA has product MNTSLRRISMSVMALIVLLLFNATLTQVFTADGLRSDPRNQRVLLDEYSRQRGQITAGGQLLAYSVATDSRFRFLRVYPNAAVYAPVTGFYSLRYSSSGLERAEDPLLNGSDQRLFGRRLADFFTGRDPRGGTVDTTISPRIQQAGWDAMQQGCNGPCRGAVVALEPSTGKILAMVSSPSFDANLLASHDPEQQARTWQQLRDDPHSPLINRAISQTYPPGSTFKVITTAAALQNGATEDDELTAAASIPLPDSTASLENYGGQPCVNADTVTLREAFARSCNTAFVQLGLLTGTDALRGMARSFGFDTVPEPTPLQVAESTVGPISDAAALGMSSIGQKDVALTPLENAEVAATIANAGVAMQPYLVDSLKGPDLANIDTTAPHQQRRAVSPQVAAKLTELMIGAENVTQQKGAIPGVQIASKTGTAEHGTDPRHTPPHAWYIAFAPAKAPKVAVAVLVEDGADRLSATGGALAAPIGRAVIEAALQGGP; this is encoded by the coding sequence ATGAACACCTCGCTACGCCGGATATCGATGAGCGTGATGGCGCTGATCGTGCTGCTGCTGTTCAACGCCACACTCACCCAAGTCTTTACCGCCGACGGGCTGCGGTCCGACCCGCGCAACCAGCGGGTACTGCTCGACGAGTACTCCCGGCAGCGCGGCCAAATCACCGCCGGCGGCCAACTATTGGCGTATTCGGTGGCCACCGACAGCCGCTTCCGGTTCCTGCGGGTGTATCCCAATGCCGCGGTGTACGCGCCGGTCACCGGTTTCTATTCGCTGCGCTATTCCAGCTCTGGACTCGAGCGCGCCGAGGACCCGCTGCTCAACGGGTCCGACCAGCGGCTGTTCGGCCGTCGGCTGGCCGACTTCTTCACCGGCCGCGATCCCCGCGGCGGCACGGTGGACACCACCATCAGCCCACGCATTCAGCAGGCCGGGTGGGACGCGATGCAGCAGGGCTGCAACGGACCGTGCCGCGGCGCGGTCGTCGCGCTCGAGCCGTCGACCGGGAAGATCCTGGCGATGGTGTCGTCGCCGTCGTTCGACGCCAACCTGCTTGCCTCGCACGATCCCGAGCAACAGGCCAGGACGTGGCAGCAGCTGCGCGATGATCCTCACTCGCCGTTGATCAATCGCGCGATCTCCCAGACGTACCCGCCCGGGTCGACGTTCAAAGTGATCACCACCGCCGCCGCGCTGCAGAACGGCGCGACCGAGGATGACGAATTGACCGCCGCGGCGTCGATCCCGCTGCCGGACAGCACCGCCAGCCTGGAGAATTACGGCGGCCAACCGTGCGTCAACGCCGACACCGTCACGCTGCGAGAGGCGTTCGCCCGTTCTTGCAACACCGCGTTCGTGCAACTGGGCCTGCTCACCGGGACCGACGCGCTTCGCGGCATGGCGAGATCGTTCGGGTTCGACACGGTCCCCGAGCCGACGCCGCTGCAGGTCGCCGAGTCGACCGTCGGGCCCATCAGTGACGCCGCGGCCCTCGGCATGTCGAGTATCGGACAGAAGGATGTCGCGCTGACGCCGCTGGAGAATGCAGAGGTTGCGGCTACCATCGCCAATGCCGGCGTCGCCATGCAGCCCTATCTGGTCGACAGCCTGAAGGGCCCAGACCTGGCCAACATTGACACCACCGCGCCGCATCAACAGCGCCGTGCGGTGTCCCCGCAGGTCGCGGCTAAGCTAACGGAGTTGATGATCGGCGCCGAGAATGTGACTCAGCAGAAAGGGGCGATCCCCGGCGTGCAGATCGCATCCAAGACCGGTACCGCGGAACACGGCACCGACCCACGCCACACACCACCGCACGCGTGGTACATCGCCTTCGCGCCCGCGAAAGCCCCTAAAGTGGCGGTCGCGGTGCTGGTGGAAGATGGCGCCGATCGGTTGTCGGCGACCGGCGGCGCTCTCGCCGCACCAATCGGGCGCGCCGTCATCGAGGCCGCGCTGCAGGGAGGACCATGA